In Bacteroidales bacterium, a single genomic region encodes these proteins:
- a CDS encoding TIGR00730 family Rossman fold protein, which translates to MKVCVFASSSSRINNEYNSAASKLGEILAVSDIEVVYGGGGIGLMGILADAVLKNGGKVTGVIPSFMQDEGWGHNGIEDMIVTFDMGERKKKMFDLSDGVIALPGGVGTLEELTEAITLKQLSLFDGPIIILNTLGFYDHLIDFLENMVENHFLRSEHKGIWQVVSTPEEALNALVNREKGSEEWRKIAKI; encoded by the coding sequence ATGAAAGTTTGTGTGTTTGCCTCATCAAGCAGCCGTATTAACAATGAATACAACAGTGCCGCTTCAAAGCTTGGAGAGATTCTTGCTGTCTCGGATATTGAAGTGGTATATGGCGGCGGCGGAATAGGTCTCATGGGAATACTTGCCGATGCTGTACTTAAGAACGGAGGAAAGGTTACCGGTGTTATTCCCTCTTTTATGCAGGACGAAGGCTGGGGGCATAACGGTATTGAGGATATGATAGTAACCTTTGATATGGGGGAGCGAAAAAAGAAGATGTTCGATCTTTCCGATGGTGTCATTGCATTACCCGGAGGCGTTGGGACGCTCGAAGAACTTACAGAGGCGATAACACTTAAACAACTGAGCCTTTTTGACGGACCTATTATTATTCTTAATACCCTGGGGTTCTATGATCATCTTATTGATTTTCTTGAAAATATGGTTGAGAACCATTTTCTAAGATCTGAACATAAAGGTATCTGGCAGGTAGTTAGCACACCTGAAGAGGCTCTGAATGCCCTGGTAAACAGGGAAAAAGGAAGTGAAGAATGGAGGAAAATAGCTAAAATCTGA
- the trxA gene encoding thioredoxin → MAQEVTDSNFDELVMKSDKPVLVDFWAEWCGPCRMVGPIIEEISNEYSGKALVLKCDVDSNPGVAAKFGIRNIPTVLYFKGGKIADKQVGAVPKNTFVAKLTALL, encoded by the coding sequence ATGGCACAAGAGGTAACCGACAGCAATTTTGATGAACTGGTAATGAAATCAGATAAACCTGTTCTAGTTGATTTCTGGGCAGAATGGTGCGGACCATGCAGAATGGTAGGCCCGATTATTGAAGAGATCTCAAATGAATATTCAGGGAAAGCTCTGGTATTAAAATGCGATGTTGACAGCAATCCCGGCGTTGCTGCAAAATTTGGCATCAGGAACATTCCTACTGTTCTTTACTTTAAAGGAGGAAAGATTGCTGACAAGCAGGTTGGTGCTGTCCCTAAGAACACATTTGTAGCAAAACTTACCGCCCTTCTTTAG
- a CDS encoding SpoIIE family protein phosphatase produces MSVIKAIKSQTKIFVWLMLFLPVMVTSVKAQQYFFDNYSIKQGLSEQKVYSLLQDSKDYIWLGTANGVSRFDGKKFENFTSRDSLATGGVWSITEDSLGYIWFGHLNGGVSRYNGRQFEHATFDSLMIAGDVTSITQIKNRIWFTTSAEGAILADFPVKNIDNIKVKQFRGKNGLSDQVFGAAVIRDGSFICIADVGLRKYNPEVEKFENYRMPHMTTYFTSTSMLEDKDGNLWFGTYNGGLYKYVKSESRMDMIDLPKAGLKSNWVSCISEDSKGRIWVGTFGGGIALIEGSVIRKFDTDNGLKASKIYDIVEDVEGNILISDQTNGLTIFKGDAFLTINEKEILPDPNVNAIYQDKSGSLWFGTNAGISRYLPGSDKKAIIYNEASNSIYQDIRFFREDRDGNLWIGSNEGGVIVYNMKTSKFEAQPYINSILYRGGQVKALEIDKENNLWIGTVDGVAVGTINEQNFQRYTILDSLTVSTITALYCDPNGDMWVGTEPRGVKPGLIRYNRKTKDFQSVTALTGIIPKTLIMDQTGVLWIGTGQGLLALRNDSVLFTVTKDDGLLSDNINLLTVGKDGSIYIGTNNGLNRYFPASKRIFSYTERNGFTGIETKPNAVYESRVGELWFGTANGATKLTPEKTSTRELEPLTHIMGMRVNYETVEMVPGMKLSYSERSVLFDYYSICLTNPDVVRYKVKLEGADVDWRPVTDQTRAIYSGLPAGKYTFMVIASNSQGIWNNNPVTYSFIIKPPFYLSWWFILTAVILTVVIVVLYIHMREQSLIKEKIILEEKVRERTAEVVQKSMEIEEKNRDITASIRYAERIQRAMLPREDTFLETFVLFMPKDIVSGDFYWMYDNGDQQFIAACDCTGHGVPGAFMSIIGHNSLNKVVREYGITRPSAIMDQLNTEVLKALMQRNEETINDGMDMAIISYDKKNHKLDFAGAYNPLYVVRNGEVFAYKGDRFPIGMTAIGDKKSFTNQSIDIQSGDMIYMCSDGYADQFGSADVKKYKSGNVKKLLSEIYHLPVDEQRERLKNEIIEWRGELQQVDDILFIGTKIP; encoded by the coding sequence ATGTCAGTCATAAAAGCCATTAAGAGCCAGACAAAAATATTTGTCTGGCTTATGCTGTTTTTACCTGTAATGGTAACCAGTGTAAAAGCACAGCAATATTTTTTTGATAACTACAGTATAAAACAGGGTTTAAGTGAACAGAAAGTTTATAGCCTGCTGCAGGATTCAAAAGACTATATATGGCTTGGAACGGCGAATGGTGTTTCACGGTTTGACGGTAAAAAGTTTGAGAACTTCACATCGCGCGACTCCCTGGCAACAGGAGGCGTATGGAGCATCACAGAAGATTCCCTGGGATATATATGGTTTGGTCATTTAAACGGAGGAGTCTCAAGGTATAATGGCAGGCAATTTGAGCATGCTACATTTGATTCTCTGATGATTGCAGGAGATGTCACCAGTATAACCCAGATTAAAAACAGGATCTGGTTCACAACTTCTGCCGAAGGGGCAATTCTTGCAGATTTTCCTGTTAAGAATATTGATAACATTAAGGTAAAACAGTTCAGGGGTAAAAACGGATTAAGCGATCAGGTTTTTGGTGCCGCTGTTATCCGTGACGGATCCTTTATCTGTATCGCTGATGTCGGACTTAGAAAGTATAATCCTGAAGTTGAAAAATTTGAAAATTACAGGATGCCACATATGACCACCTATTTTACTTCTACAAGTATGCTTGAAGATAAAGATGGGAATTTATGGTTTGGAACTTACAATGGTGGTCTATATAAGTATGTGAAGTCAGAAAGCCGGATGGATATGATAGATCTTCCCAAAGCCGGATTAAAGAGTAACTGGGTCTCATGCATTAGTGAAGATAGTAAGGGACGTATCTGGGTTGGAACTTTCGGAGGCGGAATAGCGTTGATTGAAGGTTCGGTTATACGGAAGTTTGACACTGATAATGGTTTGAAGGCCTCAAAGATCTATGATATTGTTGAGGATGTTGAAGGAAATATTCTCATTTCTGACCAAACCAACGGATTGACAATCTTCAAAGGTGATGCTTTCTTAACAATTAATGAAAAAGAGATACTACCCGATCCGAACGTTAATGCGATTTACCAGGACAAGTCAGGGTCATTATGGTTTGGAACAAATGCCGGAATATCTCGTTATTTGCCGGGATCGGATAAAAAAGCTATCATATATAATGAAGCCAGTAATTCAATCTATCAGGACATCAGATTCTTCAGAGAGGACAGGGATGGCAATTTATGGATCGGATCAAATGAAGGCGGAGTTATCGTGTACAATATGAAGACCTCAAAGTTTGAGGCACAGCCATATATAAACTCAATTCTTTATAGAGGTGGTCAGGTGAAAGCCCTTGAGATCGACAAAGAAAATAATCTTTGGATAGGAACCGTCGACGGAGTTGCGGTCGGTACAATCAATGAGCAGAATTTTCAGCGTTATACCATCCTCGATAGCCTTACAGTTTCCACGATTACAGCTTTGTACTGTGATCCTAACGGGGATATGTGGGTTGGGACAGAACCGCGGGGCGTAAAACCAGGACTTATCAGGTATAACAGAAAAACAAAAGATTTCCAGTCAGTTACTGCACTTACCGGGATAATCCCAAAGACCCTGATTATGGATCAGACAGGTGTATTATGGATAGGTACAGGCCAGGGATTGCTTGCTTTAAGAAATGATTCTGTTCTGTTTACTGTCACCAAGGATGACGGTTTATTATCAGATAATATAAATCTGCTGACTGTTGGGAAAGACGGTAGTATATATATAGGGACAAATAATGGTTTAAACAGGTATTTTCCTGCGAGCAAAAGGATCTTTTCATATACTGAGAGAAACGGCTTCACGGGAATAGAAACCAAACCTAATGCAGTTTACGAAAGTCGTGTCGGGGAATTGTGGTTCGGAACAGCTAACGGAGCAACAAAACTGACTCCGGAAAAGACATCTACAAGGGAACTGGAACCTCTTACTCACATTATGGGAATGAGAGTTAACTATGAAACAGTTGAAATGGTTCCGGGTATGAAACTTAGCTATAGTGAAAGATCTGTACTTTTCGACTATTACAGTATCTGCCTTACAAATCCTGATGTTGTAAGATATAAGGTCAAACTTGAGGGAGCAGATGTTGACTGGAGGCCGGTTACAGATCAGACTAGAGCAATTTATTCGGGACTACCTGCCGGAAAATATACGTTCATGGTTATTGCCAGTAACAGTCAGGGAATATGGAATAACAATCCGGTAACATACAGTTTTATAATTAAACCACCATTCTACCTTTCATGGTGGTTTATTCTGACAGCTGTTATTCTGACTGTTGTCATCGTGGTTCTTTACATCCATATGAGAGAACAGAGTCTTATTAAAGAAAAAATAATTCTTGAAGAAAAGGTTAGGGAGAGAACAGCAGAGGTTGTACAGAAAAGTATGGAGATCGAAGAGAAGAACAGGGATATTACTGCAAGTATCCGTTATGCAGAGCGTATTCAGAGGGCTATGCTTCCGCGTGAAGACACTTTTCTTGAAACATTCGTCCTGTTTATGCCTAAAGACATTGTGAGTGGTGATTTTTACTGGATGTATGATAATGGAGATCAGCAGTTTATAGCAGCATGCGACTGTACCGGACATGGTGTTCCGGGTGCATTTATGTCGATCATCGGACATAACTCGCTTAATAAAGTTGTAAGAGAGTATGGAATAACCAGGCCATCGGCTATTATGGATCAGCTTAATACTGAAGTTCTTAAAGCTTTGATGCAGAGAAATGAAGAGACAATAAATGACGGGATGGACATGGCTATTATCTCCTATGATAAGAAGAATCATAAACTCGATTTTGCCGGAGCTTATAACCCATTATATGTTGTCAGAAACGGAGAAGTCTTTGCTTACAAGGGCGACAGATTCCCGATAGGTATGACCGCGATTGGCGATAAAAAGAGCTTTACAAATCAAAGTATTGATATTCAGTCGGGCGATATGATATATATGTGTTCCGACGGTTATGCGGACCAGTTCGGATCGGCTGATGTAAAGAAATATAAGTCGGGAAATGTTAAGAAATTACTATCGGAGATTTATCATCTTCCGGTAGATGAGCAGCGTGAAAGACTTAAAAATGAAATTATTGAATGGAGGGGTGAACTTCAGCAGGTTGATGATATACTCTTCATCGGGACAAAAATACCCTAG
- the dnaE gene encoding DNA polymerase III subunit alpha: MAGFAHLHLHTQYSILDGASNISLLMERVKTLGMDAVAITDHGNMFGVKEFHNHASKKGIKPIIGCEIYVAKRSIGEVNVKEDRSGDHLILLAKNLTGYKNLIKLVSIAWIKGFYYKPRVDKELLKKYSQGIIASSACLAGEIQDEILNGTMQGAEAALKTYQDIFGDDFYLEIQRHETYDPEADRSAFPLQQKVIEAFRKLSAKHNVKILASNDVHFINAEDAEAHDRLICINTAKDIDDPNRLRYSKQEYLKSEEEMRVIFSDIPEAVDNVAGLVEKIEKYKLDHDPIMPEFELPQGFTDKDEYLKFLTYKGAEKRWGTLTNEQTERLDFELAMIAKMGFPGYFLIVQDFLRAAREMGVSVGPGRGSAAGSAVAFCLRITDIDPIKYGLLFERFLNLDRISMPDIDIDFDEDGRDSVLKYVVNKYGHDKVAHIITFGSMAAKMAIRDVARVQKLPLPDADRLAKLVPERPGITLKAAYEEVPELAKERDSSNKLIAQTLKYAEVLEGSVRQTGVHACGIIIGKDSLDNYIPLCTAKDTDLYATQYDGSHVESVGLLKMDFLGLKTLSIIKDAIDNIKKSKGIEIDIDDLPLDDKKTFELFSNGETTAIFQFESTGMKRYLRDLEPNRLEDLIAMNALYRPGPMEYIPKFIRRKHGTEKIDYPIPEMEKYLNDTYGITVYQEQVMLLSQELAGFTKGEADSLRKAMGKKKRSIMDEMKIKFQEGCTKKGYDVSIVNKIWSDWEAFAQYAFNKSHSTCYALVAFQTGYLKANHPAEYMAAVLSRNISDIKKITTFMDETRRMGMEVLGPDVNESNLKFTVNKDGNIRFGLGAIKGVGESAVLQLIEEREKNGLFRDIYDLVERVNLNSLNKKNLEAMAVAGAFDCFGSVIRAQYFSLDTKGTSFIESLIRYGNNARMLKNSSQQSLFGESGGFDMVKPEPSPCPDWPKLEKLNREKEVIGIYLSSHPLDDFKLEINTFTTATLADLQNMRDYLDRDVTVAGMVTETRNGIGKNGKPYGSFTIQDYTDSFRFMMFDKEFIDNSKFFTMGYYLLIKGRVQKRKYKEDELEFKIKTINLLSSVKDELIKSVTLKVDPENINAEMINELKELVHENKGETELKFLFLDSEDKISLPMFSRTIRVRLNNSFISYLEDHPGIEFKVN, encoded by the coding sequence ATGGCAGGATTTGCTCACTTACATCTTCATACTCAATACTCTATCCTCGATGGGGCCTCAAATATAAGTTTGCTGATGGAAAGGGTTAAAACCCTTGGTATGGATGCAGTTGCGATAACCGATCATGGTAACATGTTCGGGGTAAAAGAGTTTCATAATCATGCTTCTAAAAAAGGAATTAAACCAATTATCGGTTGTGAGATCTATGTCGCCAAGAGATCTATTGGTGAGGTAAATGTTAAAGAGGACCGGTCGGGCGACCATCTTATATTGCTCGCTAAAAATCTTACAGGATATAAAAACCTGATTAAACTTGTTTCAATTGCCTGGATAAAAGGTTTTTATTACAAACCCCGTGTTGATAAAGAGCTTCTTAAAAAATACAGCCAAGGCATTATAGCCTCTTCTGCGTGCCTGGCAGGCGAGATACAGGATGAGATTCTCAACGGGACAATGCAGGGAGCAGAAGCTGCCCTTAAAACCTATCAGGATATATTCGGAGATGATTTCTACCTCGAGATCCAGAGACATGAAACTTACGATCCCGAAGCAGACAGATCTGCATTCCCGCTTCAGCAGAAAGTAATTGAGGCATTCAGGAAGCTTTCTGCCAAACATAATGTTAAGATCCTTGCATCAAATGATGTCCATTTCATCAATGCCGAAGATGCGGAAGCACACGACAGACTTATATGTATTAATACAGCTAAGGATATTGATGATCCTAACAGGTTAAGGTATTCAAAACAGGAATACCTCAAGAGTGAAGAAGAGATGCGTGTAATCTTCAGCGATATTCCAGAAGCTGTTGACAATGTTGCCGGACTGGTTGAGAAAATTGAAAAATACAAACTCGATCATGATCCTATAATGCCCGAGTTCGAATTACCTCAGGGATTTACAGACAAAGATGAGTATCTGAAATTTCTTACATATAAAGGAGCTGAAAAAAGGTGGGGTACTCTTACAAACGAACAGACTGAAAGACTTGACTTTGAGCTTGCCATGATCGCCAAAATGGGATTTCCCGGGTATTTCCTTATTGTCCAGGACTTTCTTCGGGCAGCCAGGGAGATGGGTGTCTCAGTCGGACCCGGAAGAGGGTCAGCAGCAGGGTCTGCAGTAGCTTTTTGCCTCAGGATAACTGATATAGATCCAATAAAGTATGGACTTCTCTTCGAGAGGTTTCTTAACCTTGACCGTATTTCAATGCCTGATATTGATATTGATTTTGATGAAGACGGAAGAGATTCGGTTTTGAAATATGTTGTTAATAAATACGGTCACGATAAAGTTGCCCATATTATAACATTTGGTTCAATGGCAGCAAAAATGGCAATCAGGGATGTTGCCAGGGTACAGAAGCTGCCTCTGCCTGATGCCGACAGACTGGCCAAACTTGTTCCTGAACGTCCCGGAATAACACTTAAAGCTGCTTATGAAGAGGTTCCTGAGCTTGCTAAAGAAAGAGACTCCTCAAATAAACTGATTGCCCAGACACTCAAATATGCGGAAGTACTCGAAGGCTCTGTGAGACAAACAGGAGTTCATGCCTGCGGTATTATAATAGGTAAAGACTCCCTTGATAATTATATCCCCCTCTGTACTGCAAAAGACACTGATCTGTATGCAACACAATATGACGGAAGCCATGTAGAGTCTGTTGGGCTTCTTAAAATGGACTTTTTAGGGCTCAAAACCCTATCCATAATCAAAGATGCTATCGACAATATAAAGAAATCGAAAGGTATAGAGATTGATATTGATGATCTCCCCCTGGATGATAAGAAAACATTTGAGCTTTTCAGCAACGGTGAAACTACTGCAATATTCCAGTTTGAATCAACCGGTATGAAAAGGTACCTGAGGGATCTTGAGCCAAACAGACTGGAGGACCTTATAGCGATGAATGCTCTGTACAGACCGGGACCAATGGAGTATATCCCCAAGTTCATCCGAAGGAAACACGGCACAGAGAAAATAGACTATCCTATTCCCGAAATGGAGAAGTATCTTAATGATACTTATGGCATTACGGTATATCAGGAACAGGTGATGTTACTATCGCAGGAGCTCGCCGGTTTCACAAAGGGCGAAGCTGACTCCCTCAGGAAAGCAATGGGGAAAAAGAAGCGCTCTATAATGGATGAGATGAAAATCAAATTTCAGGAAGGCTGTACAAAGAAAGGCTATGATGTATCTATTGTAAATAAAATATGGTCCGACTGGGAAGCCTTTGCCCAGTATGCCTTCAACAAATCTCATTCAACATGTTATGCTCTGGTTGCATTTCAGACTGGATATCTGAAAGCAAACCACCCTGCAGAGTATATGGCTGCTGTTCTAAGCCGTAACATCAGCGATATAAAGAAGATCACAACCTTTATGGACGAGACACGCAGGATGGGCATGGAAGTTCTCGGTCCGGATGTTAATGAAAGTAATCTCAAGTTCACTGTAAATAAGGACGGAAATATAAGATTCGGCCTCGGAGCGATAAAAGGAGTCGGGGAAAGCGCTGTTTTACAGCTAATTGAGGAGAGAGAAAAGAATGGACTTTTCAGGGATATTTATGATCTCGTTGAGAGGGTTAACCTTAACTCCCTTAACAAAAAGAACCTCGAGGCAATGGCCGTTGCAGGTGCATTCGACTGTTTCGGAAGTGTAATAAGAGCACAATATTTTTCACTTGATACAAAAGGTACAAGCTTTATCGAAAGTCTTATCAGATACGGCAATAACGCCAGAATGTTAAAGAACTCGAGCCAGCAGTCACTTTTTGGTGAATCAGGCGGATTTGACATGGTGAAACCTGAACCTTCACCATGTCCCGACTGGCCAAAACTTGAAAAACTCAACAGAGAGAAGGAAGTAATAGGAATTTATCTCTCATCTCACCCATTAGATGATTTTAAACTTGAGATAAATACTTTTACTACAGCCACACTTGCTGATCTGCAAAATATGCGTGATTATCTCGACCGTGACGTTACTGTGGCAGGAATGGTGACAGAAACAAGAAACGGCATCGGGAAAAACGGAAAGCCATATGGTTCATTTACAATTCAGGATTATACTGACTCTTTCAGGTTTATGATGTTCGATAAGGAATTCATTGATAACAGTAAGTTTTTCACAATGGGGTACTATCTTCTTATTAAAGGAAGAGTACAGAAACGAAAATATAAGGAAGATGAACTTGAGTTCAAGATCAAAACAATTAATCTTCTGTCAAGTGTAAAGGATGAACTTATTAAATCTGTAACACTAAAGGTCGATCCTGAAAACATAAATGCAGAGATGATAAATGAACTGAAGGAGCTGGTTCATGAGAATAAGGGCGAGACTGAATTGAAGTTTCTCTTTCTTGACTCCGAGGATAAAATTTCTCTTCCGATGTTTTCAAGAACAATAAGGGTAAGGCTCAACAACAGTTTTATATCATATCTTGAAGATCATCCCGGCATAGAATTTAAAGTTAATTAG
- a CDS encoding SusC/RagA family TonB-linked outer membrane protein, with the protein MRKLLLLFLVFFSVSLSVIAQQKTITGTVISSVKEEGALPGVSVSVKGTTTGIITDLNGKYSLQVPGNATALVFSYIGMKKQEVPIDNKTVIDVVLEPDLLGLDEVVVTAIGISREKKSLGYAVQDVSGENINRAKTGNVLSAITGKVAGVNITSSAGTAGAASFINIRGQNSITGSNQPLFVVDGVPIDNSMDYSGNPDDLQNNLTQGYNYSNRAIDLNPDDIQTISVLKGGAATALYGMRAGNGAILITTKKGSDTGGKIGISISSSVAFDKVNRLPEIQMMYAQGYNGVYATNTPYSWGPKISDLRYDGATDYPRDRNGRLVLATNPAAKADLYANAYDNPGNFFQTGLTYNNNVSLSGGNKDANFFISIGNNSSKGIIPRNTFGKTSVKMIGETKLGDKLRVSASANYIRSGGERVQQGSNTSGVMLGLFRCTPTFDNSNGHGKDGYKYEDAYMLTDGSGLPRRYAGYDNPYWTVNKNNMIDQVDRLIGYAMLVYNPLSNMTVTYRIGEDVYSDKRKGHTALMSANIPDGQQEEDFHYNNSINSDLTVNYTKELLPGFSTSLTAGQNMFQSQTQQIYTQGNGFVVPDFYHMSNTSSQLVRENTTKYRTAALFADLQFSFKNMLYLGLTGRNEWSTTLPVDDNSFFFPSASLGFIFSELPGLKGNDILSYGKLRASYAKIANHATPYNIENTFTSAQITDGWATGGSFPFNGIAGFAPFNTLANPTIRPEILLSRELGLEVKLLNNRMNFDISYYNNQNSDLLISVPVTGSTGYNAQYMNAATMENKGIEIMANVVPVSTNDFSWGVTFNFSQNKNKVLSLAPGVTDISLGGFTGSTINVVAGEPYGSMFSTSFYKDDQGRVIINDDATNAGYGYPILDPTMKSLGAISPNWLLGISSDLSYKGLGFSFLWDIKNGGIMWDGTRSRLVGFGVAKVTENRGEAVTFEGVKGHVTDGVVVTSGVTNDIQTTYSQYYYVNIGGGAGPAQEQFVEKTDWVRLREVTLSYDFGKIIKNSFLKQMNVYFTGRNLWLSTPYKGIDPETNLMGAFNAQGLDYFNMPNTKSYVFGLKLDF; encoded by the coding sequence ATGAGAAAACTTCTCTTGTTATTTTTAGTTTTTTTCTCGGTATCACTATCGGTGATAGCCCAGCAAAAAACAATTACCGGCACTGTAATCTCCTCTGTTAAGGAGGAAGGTGCATTGCCGGGGGTTTCTGTTTCTGTAAAAGGAACAACAACAGGTATCATCACCGATTTGAACGGCAAATATTCGCTCCAGGTACCTGGGAATGCAACTGCGTTGGTCTTTTCCTATATTGGAATGAAGAAGCAGGAGGTTCCGATTGACAACAAAACGGTGATTGATGTAGTACTTGAACCTGACCTGTTGGGATTAGATGAGGTTGTTGTAACGGCAATCGGGATCTCAAGGGAGAAAAAATCTCTCGGGTATGCTGTTCAGGATGTGAGCGGTGAGAATATCAACAGGGCAAAAACGGGTAATGTTCTTTCGGCAATAACCGGAAAGGTAGCTGGTGTAAATATTACCAGTTCAGCCGGAACTGCAGGCGCTGCTTCATTTATTAACATCCGCGGACAGAACTCAATTACCGGAAGTAACCAGCCTCTTTTCGTTGTCGACGGGGTTCCGATAGACAACTCGATGGATTATTCAGGTAATCCTGACGATTTGCAGAATAACCTTACTCAGGGTTATAATTATTCAAACAGGGCTATTGATTTGAATCCCGATGATATCCAAACAATCTCTGTATTAAAAGGAGGTGCTGCAACAGCTCTTTACGGGATGAGGGCAGGCAACGGAGCCATATTAATCACAACCAAGAAGGGCAGTGATACCGGAGGTAAGATAGGTATCAGTATTTCTTCTTCAGTTGCTTTTGACAAAGTTAACAGACTTCCTGAAATACAAATGATGTATGCTCAGGGATATAACGGAGTTTATGCAACAAATACTCCTTATTCCTGGGGGCCTAAAATTTCAGATTTGCGCTACGATGGTGCAACTGATTATCCACGCGACCGCAATGGCAGACTTGTACTGGCAACTAATCCGGCAGCCAAAGCCGATTTATACGCCAACGCTTATGATAACCCGGGAAATTTCTTCCAGACAGGACTTACATATAATAATAACGTTTCCCTATCCGGAGGAAATAAAGATGCAAACTTCTTTATCTCAATCGGGAACAACTCATCAAAGGGTATTATCCCGAGAAACACATTCGGAAAAACATCTGTTAAGATGATCGGGGAGACAAAACTGGGAGATAAACTCAGAGTATCAGCCAGTGCAAACTACATCCGTTCCGGCGGAGAAAGAGTGCAGCAGGGATCTAACACTTCAGGTGTTATGCTTGGTCTGTTTCGGTGTACTCCGACATTTGACAATAGTAACGGACATGGGAAAGACGGCTATAAATATGAAGACGCTTATATGCTTACAGATGGTTCAGGCCTTCCCCGCAGATATGCCGGATATGATAATCCATACTGGACTGTTAACAAAAATAATATGATAGACCAGGTCGACCGGTTAATAGGATATGCAATGCTGGTTTACAATCCGCTTTCAAACATGACAGTGACCTACAGAATCGGAGAGGATGTATACTCGGATAAAAGGAAAGGCCACACAGCTCTTATGTCGGCAAATATTCCCGATGGACAGCAGGAAGAGGATTTCCATTACAATAACAGTATTAACTCTGACCTTACTGTTAATTATACAAAGGAGCTCCTCCCTGGATTTTCAACCAGTCTGACCGCAGGCCAGAACATGTTCCAGAGTCAAACCCAGCAGATATATACACAGGGTAATGGATTTGTAGTTCCTGATTTCTATCACATGTCCAATACTTCATCACAGCTTGTGCGTGAGAATACTACAAAATACCGCACTGCTGCCCTTTTTGCTGATCTTCAATTCTCATTCAAAAATATGCTCTATCTGGGTTTAACAGGAAGGAATGAGTGGTCGACTACATTGCCGGTAGATGATAACAGCTTTTTCTTCCCCTCTGCCAGCCTTGGTTTTATTTTCAGTGAGTTACCCGGACTGAAGGGGAATGATATTCTTTCCTATGGTAAATTACGGGCATCGTATGCTAAAATAGCAAACCATGCTACACCTTATAATATAGAAAACACATTTACTTCAGCTCAGATTACTGACGGATGGGCTACCGGAGGATCTTTCCCGTTCAATGGGATTGCCGGATTTGCACCGTTTAATACACTGGCAAACCCAACAATAAGACCTGAGATTCTTTTATCCAGAGAGTTAGGGCTGGAGGTGAAACTTCTTAATAACAGGATGAATTTTGATATTTCTTACTACAACAATCAAAACAGCGATTTGCTGATTAGTGTTCCGGTTACAGGAAGTACAGGATATAATGCCCAGTATATGAATGCTGCAACAATGGAAAACAAAGGTATTGAGATAATGGCCAATGTGGTTCCTGTTTCAACAAATGATTTTAGCTGGGGTGTAACTTTCAACTTTTCACAGAACAAAAACAAAGTACTATCGCTTGCTCCGGGAGTTACTGATATCAGCCTAGGCGGTTTTACCGGCAGTACAATAAATGTAGTGGCAGGTGAGCCCTATGGAAGTATGTTCAGTACAAGTTTTTACAAGGATGACCAGGGACGAGTAATAATTAATGATGATGCTACAAATGCAGGGTATGGTTATCCGATTCTTGATCCGACAATGAAATCGCTGGGAGCAATCTCTCCCAACTGGCTGTTGGGTATCAGCAGTGACCTCTCATACAAGGGATTAGGCTTTTCTTTCCTGTGGGATATTAAGAATGGCGGAATCATGTGGGATGGCACAAGATCAAGACTTGTTGGTTTTGGGGTTGCAAAAGTCACTGAAAACAGGGGAGAGGCTGTTACCTTCGAGGGAGTAAAAGGCCATGTTACTGATGGAGTTGTGGTTACATCAGGTGTGACAAATGATATCCAGACTACTTACTCGCAATATTATTATGTAAATATCGGAGGAGGAGCAGGCCCGGCTCAGGAACAATTTGTAGAAAAAACCGATTGGGTAAGACTGCGTGAAGTAACTCTTTCCTATGATTTTGGCAAGATTATAAAGAATTCCTTCCTGAAACAGATGAATGTGTATTTTACAGGTCGTAACCTCTGGTTATCAACACCTTATAAGGGCATTGATCCTGAAACTAACCTGATGGGTGCATTTAACGCACAGGGACTTGATTATTTTAATATGCCTAATACAAAGTCATATGTATTTGGTTTAAAACTAGATTTTTAA